One Vicinamibacterales bacterium genomic region harbors:
- a CDS encoding class I SAM-dependent methyltransferase, whose translation MALLIGQCRRPRWWIGRVYLDVMNRTHSGVTDWGLGRVSISPGATILDVGCGGGRTIQKLAEASGGRVCGVDYSAASVAAARRTNAAAIAAGRVEIVEGSVSRLPYPDASFDVVTAVETHYYWPNLGEDLREVRRVLEPGGQVVVIAEVYRRKKPASALFGPIMRLLGGRYVTADEHRAALMQAGFVEVAVHEDRRGWICATGRSPMSPSPAA comes from the coding sequence ATGGCGCTCCTCATCGGACAGTGCCGCAGACCTCGATGGTGGATCGGCCGCGTCTATCTCGACGTCATGAACCGCACCCACTCTGGCGTCACAGACTGGGGCCTCGGCCGCGTCTCGATCTCGCCCGGCGCGACGATTCTGGACGTCGGGTGCGGCGGCGGTCGCACGATCCAGAAGCTCGCCGAAGCGAGTGGCGGCCGCGTCTGCGGCGTGGACTATTCCGCGGCGAGCGTTGCGGCGGCGCGGCGCACCAATGCCGCCGCCATCGCCGCCGGGCGCGTCGAGATCGTCGAAGGCTCGGTGTCGCGCCTGCCGTATCCCGACGCCAGCTTCGATGTCGTCACCGCCGTCGAGACGCACTACTACTGGCCGAACCTCGGTGAGGATCTCCGGGAAGTCCGGCGCGTGCTCGAGCCCGGCGGCCAGGTCGTCGTCATCGCCGAAGTGTACCGGCGGAAAAAGCCGGCCTCGGCGTTGTTCGGCCCGATCATGCGGTTGCTCGGCGGCAGATACGTCACGGCCGACGAGCATCGCGCCGCCCTGATGCAGGCGGGCTTTGTCGAGGTCGCAGTCCACGAAGACCGCCGGGGCTGGATCTGCGCGACCGGCCGCTCCCCCATGTCGCCGTCGCCCGCCGCCTGA
- a CDS encoding cupin domain-containing protein yields MSDLDRRQLFALFPALAILMAANEASAQTPPQGRLTTAELSKSRVVRFKDLPAVKLDNGGIQRRVMSGTLPTGEFVEIHETVLPAGKMPHPPHHHPNSEWLFIQSGSLEYDDNGTIIPVGPGDIIFSASNLTHGLHNVGTTDAAYIVFSVSKQSE; encoded by the coding sequence ATGTCCGATCTGGATCGTCGCCAACTGTTCGCGCTCTTCCCGGCCCTGGCGATACTGATGGCGGCCAACGAGGCCTCTGCCCAGACGCCGCCGCAGGGGAGACTCACCACTGCCGAGCTCTCGAAATCGCGTGTCGTTCGCTTCAAGGACTTGCCGGCCGTCAAGCTCGACAACGGCGGCATCCAGCGGCGCGTGATGTCGGGAACGCTGCCCACCGGCGAGTTCGTCGAGATCCACGAGACGGTGCTGCCTGCCGGCAAGATGCCGCACCCGCCCCACCATCATCCCAACAGCGAATGGCTCTTTATCCAGTCGGGCTCGCTGGAATACGACGACAACGGCACCATCATCCCCGTCGGTCCGGGCGACATCATCTTCAGCGCCTCGAACCTCACCCACGGCCTGCACAACGTGGGGACGACCGACGCCGCCTACATCGTCTTTTCGGTGAGCAAGCAGTCGGAATAG
- the sigJ gene encoding RNA polymerase sigma factor SigJ yields MTGASATPDPAASFEPDRRRLRGLAYRMLGSMADAEDAVQEAYLRWHAAARDRVLDPRAFLMTTTTRICLDMLTSARARREEYVGPWLPEPVLDTAALAPDRRTELAEDLSVALLLTLDRLSPLERAAFLLHDVFDFSFDEVAGALERNRAACRQLAARARAHVRAVRPRGAVAPPVRAGEVDAKHVQLMSTFVAATRSGDLDSLMRLLTSDVRVVTDGGGKAAAPLNVIDGADRAARFLIGAARKGWRDDFRMRVSAINGLPGVIVDAPDGPVQTAAFEFDGDAIRALYVIRNQDKLRHLPAPAAPDGGDGRSAG; encoded by the coding sequence GTGACCGGCGCCAGCGCGACGCCGGATCCCGCCGCGAGTTTCGAGCCGGACCGGCGCCGGCTGCGCGGCCTCGCCTACCGGATGCTGGGATCGATGGCCGACGCCGAGGACGCCGTGCAGGAGGCGTACCTGCGCTGGCATGCGGCCGCGCGTGACCGCGTGCTGGATCCGCGAGCGTTTCTCATGACCACCACCACCCGCATCTGTCTCGATATGCTGACGTCGGCGCGCGCGCGGCGCGAGGAGTACGTCGGCCCGTGGCTGCCCGAGCCGGTGCTCGACACGGCGGCGCTCGCGCCCGACCGCCGCACCGAATTGGCAGAGGACCTGTCGGTCGCGCTGCTGTTGACGCTCGACCGCCTGTCCCCGCTCGAGCGCGCGGCCTTCCTGCTGCACGACGTCTTCGATTTCTCGTTCGACGAGGTCGCCGGCGCGCTGGAGCGGAACCGGGCGGCGTGCCGTCAGCTGGCCGCCCGCGCGCGTGCGCACGTGCGCGCCGTCCGGCCGCGCGGGGCGGTCGCGCCCCCGGTCCGGGCCGGCGAGGTCGACGCGAAACACGTGCAGCTCATGTCCACGTTCGTCGCTGCGACGCGGTCGGGAGATCTCGACAGTCTGATGCGGCTGCTCACGAGCGACGTGCGGGTCGTGACCGACGGCGGCGGCAAGGCCGCGGCGCCGCTCAACGTGATCGACGGGGCCGATCGCGCGGCGCGTTTCCTGATTGGCGCCGCGCGCAAGGGGTGGCGCGACGACTTCCGGATGCGGGTGTCGGCGATCAACGGGCTCCCCGGGGTGATCGTCGACGCGCCCGACGGACCGGTCCAGACGGCGGCGTTCGAGTTCGACGGCGATGCCATCCGGGCGCTCTACGTGATCCGCAATCAGGACAAGCTGCGGCATCTGCCGGCGCCGGCGGCACCCGACGGCGGCGACGGCCGATCCGCCGGCTGA
- a CDS encoding sigma-70 family RNA polymerase sigma factor, whose product MPEGQDGTDVTRLLQEWRDGRQDALDRLMPLVYNELHLIASRHMAREWRGGALQTTALVSEAFLKLVGQRDVDWQNRAHFFAIAATVMRRVLVDNARRELRPKHGGGAVAVSVDDAPPLAQAVSLDAVDALALDTALKKLEVLDPPQARIVELRFFGGLTVEETAEVVGASPATVKREWALAKGWLYRELTGASGAR is encoded by the coding sequence ATGCCCGAGGGCCAGGACGGAACTGACGTCACGCGGCTGCTCCAGGAATGGCGGGACGGCCGTCAGGATGCCCTGGACCGTCTAATGCCGCTCGTCTACAACGAGCTCCACCTGATCGCCTCGCGGCACATGGCCCGCGAATGGCGGGGAGGGGCGCTGCAGACCACCGCGCTGGTCAGCGAGGCCTTCCTCAAACTGGTGGGCCAGCGCGATGTCGACTGGCAGAACCGGGCGCATTTCTTTGCCATCGCCGCCACGGTGATGCGGCGGGTCCTCGTCGACAACGCCCGCCGCGAACTGCGTCCCAAGCACGGCGGCGGCGCCGTCGCGGTGTCGGTCGACGATGCGCCCCCCCTGGCCCAGGCGGTGAGCCTGGACGCTGTCGACGCACTGGCGCTGGATACGGCGCTGAAGAAGCTGGAAGTGTTGGACCCCCCCCAGGCTCGCATCGTCGAGCTGCGTTTCTTCGGCGGCCTCACGGTCGAGGAGACGGCGGAAGTGGTCGGCGCTTCGCCCGCGACCGTGAAACGCGAGTGGGCGCTCGCCAAAGGCTGGCTGTACCGCGAGCTGACCGGCGCGTCGGGAGCGCGCTGA
- a CDS encoding serine/threonine-protein kinase — protein sequence MQNVTPELWLRVKDVAATALELSGADRGAFVEQACAGDEALRAEVVSLLASTDAAAPYFETVAIGGVASLYDAGSRIGAYRIVRELGSGGMGTVYLAERDDGEFTQRAAIKIVRGGFANSFLLERFREERRILASLDHPNIAHLLDGGTTERGLPYVVMEFVEGQPIDEYCVTRQLPLRERLALFQHVCDAVQYAHHHLVVHRDIKAANVLVSSGGVPKLLDFGIAKLLDADPALPHYTVIRVMTPESASPEQLSGRPVTVAADVYALGVLLYRLMAGVGPYGDSTKSDVQLIRSVCEVMPDRPSARSSQTPRIPSDVDMIVLKALRKEPERRYASPLHFAEDIQRFLDGRPVLASPDSVSYRVRKFVGRHRVAVVAACAAAIAIGTGVTAAIWEARVAERQRVKAEQEFNAVRGFAQAMLGEMHDAVVKLPGSTAADEILLRHATTYLDALWPQAQSDEGLRREVARGYGMLAGVQGTYGLANIGDQAGARASLLKVITLLDPLVAGPRATLADRLYLAKSFAVLVQTDTTPAMATAHLARARAIVEALTPAERVEPEAIQIRESVWSVIANAQIEAHDYAAALESQQRGLEAATEHLRASPDNLAASRNLSLSYKQVGALLEVLDRAPEAVALYEKAVTLDEDRVRKDPATPLWRLDLSFAKGSIGSLVGNAGDLVRSQSLYEEAVALREDVVKQDPANDFALTSLARGYDRLARLHGQRAQIAEAFDYAHRRLDIFRRRLQAHPERERVWRDYTAALASSAEACQNALAVPAIGRDLRRTFVPQATAMLDAIDATQQRWIREHHAGPLPPAADAVQQQRADLLHLLDGR from the coding sequence ATGCAGAACGTCACCCCGGAACTCTGGCTGCGCGTCAAGGACGTGGCCGCCACGGCCCTCGAACTGAGCGGCGCCGACCGCGGTGCCTTCGTCGAGCAGGCGTGCGCCGGCGACGAAGCGCTCCGCGCAGAAGTCGTGTCGCTGCTCGCCTCGACCGACGCCGCCGCCCCGTACTTCGAAACGGTCGCGATCGGCGGCGTCGCAAGTCTCTACGACGCCGGCAGCCGGATCGGCGCCTACCGCATCGTCCGCGAGCTGGGCAGCGGCGGCATGGGAACGGTGTACCTCGCCGAACGCGACGACGGGGAGTTCACGCAGCGGGCGGCGATCAAGATCGTGCGCGGCGGATTTGCGAACAGCTTTCTGCTGGAGCGATTCCGGGAGGAACGTCGGATCCTCGCTTCGCTCGATCATCCCAATATCGCCCACCTGCTCGACGGCGGCACTACCGAACGCGGCCTGCCGTACGTGGTGATGGAGTTCGTCGAAGGGCAACCGATCGACGAGTACTGCGTCACCCGGCAGCTGCCTCTCAGGGAGCGGCTCGCGCTCTTTCAGCACGTGTGCGACGCCGTGCAGTACGCCCACCACCATCTGGTCGTCCACCGCGACATCAAGGCCGCCAACGTCCTGGTGTCGAGCGGCGGCGTGCCGAAGCTGCTCGATTTCGGCATCGCGAAACTGCTCGACGCCGACCCCGCCCTGCCGCACTACACGGTGATTCGCGTGATGACGCCGGAGAGCGCAAGTCCCGAGCAGTTGAGCGGCCGTCCGGTGACGGTGGCGGCGGACGTCTACGCGCTCGGCGTGCTGCTCTATCGCCTGATGGCCGGCGTGGGGCCGTACGGCGACTCCACGAAGTCGGACGTACAGCTGATCCGCTCGGTGTGCGAGGTCATGCCGGACCGCCCGAGCGCGCGGTCGTCGCAGACGCCCCGCATCCCCTCCGACGTCGACATGATCGTGCTCAAGGCGCTGCGGAAGGAGCCGGAGCGCCGTTACGCCTCGCCGTTGCACTTCGCCGAGGACATCCAGCGGTTTCTCGATGGCCGGCCGGTGCTGGCGTCTCCCGATTCGGTCAGCTACCGCGTCCGCAAGTTCGTCGGGCGTCACCGGGTGGCGGTGGTGGCGGCCTGCGCCGCGGCGATCGCCATCGGGACCGGCGTCACCGCGGCGATCTGGGAAGCGCGCGTCGCGGAGCGCCAGCGCGTCAAGGCCGAACAGGAGTTCAACGCGGTGCGCGGCTTCGCGCAGGCGATGCTCGGCGAGATGCACGACGCGGTCGTGAAGCTGCCCGGCTCGACGGCCGCCGATGAGATTCTGCTGCGGCATGCGACGACATACCTCGACGCGCTGTGGCCGCAGGCGCAGAGCGACGAAGGGCTACGCCGCGAAGTCGCGCGCGGTTACGGCATGCTGGCCGGGGTGCAAGGCACCTACGGTCTGGCCAACATCGGTGACCAGGCCGGCGCGCGCGCGAGCCTCCTGAAGGTCATCACCCTGCTCGATCCGCTCGTGGCCGGCCCGCGAGCGACGCTCGCCGACCGCCTATATCTGGCCAAATCGTTCGCCGTGCTGGTACAGACCGATACGACGCCAGCGATGGCAACCGCACATCTGGCGCGCGCCCGCGCCATCGTCGAGGCGCTGACGCCGGCGGAGCGGGTGGAGCCCGAGGCGATCCAGATTCGCGAATCGGTGTGGTCCGTGATCGCGAACGCGCAGATCGAGGCCCATGACTACGCCGCGGCGCTCGAATCGCAGCAGCGCGGTCTCGAAGCGGCCACCGAACACCTGCGCGCCAGCCCCGACAACCTCGCCGCGAGCAGAAACCTGTCGCTCTCATACAAGCAGGTCGGGGCGCTCCTGGAGGTGCTCGACCGCGCCCCTGAGGCCGTCGCGCTCTACGAAAAAGCGGTGACGCTCGACGAGGATCGCGTGCGCAAGGACCCGGCGACGCCGCTGTGGCGGCTCGATCTGTCGTTTGCCAAGGGTTCGATCGGCTCTCTGGTGGGAAACGCCGGCGATCTGGTCCGCTCCCAGTCGCTGTACGAGGAAGCGGTGGCTCTGCGCGAAGACGTGGTCAAGCAGGATCCGGCCAACGACTTCGCGCTCACCTCGCTGGCGCGCGGCTACGATCGTCTCGCCCGCCTGCACGGCCAGCGCGCCCAGATCGCCGAAGCCTTCGACTACGCCCATCGACGGCTGGACATCTTCCGGCGGCGCCTGCAGGCGCACCCCGAACGCGAGCGGGTCTGGCGGGACTACACGGCGGCGCTGGCGAGCAGCGCGGAGGCGTGCCAGAACGCCCTGGCGGTGCCGGCGATCGGCCGCGATCTCCGCCGCACGTTCGTCCCGCAGGCGACCGCCATGCTCGATGCGATCGACGCAACCCAGCAGCGCTGGATCCGCGAGCACCACGCCGGTCCGCTCCCGCCGGCCGCCGACGCGGTCCAGCAGCAGCGCGCAGACCTGCTCCATCTGCTCGACGGGCGCTGA
- a CDS encoding N-acetylmuramoyl-L-alanine amidase, translating into MKPVVAVVAAALCLISAALPAQQSAALPYTVVTHEGKRPLAVRTISGQEMFALDDLARLFNLNVREDPAAASLTIAAGPQTILLSTQQPLASIGGRMTSLPSAPVRDGKIWYVPVDFVGRVLATVSAVKMDLRKPSRLLLVGDVRMPRVAARVEPLGSETRVTIDVAPATPHTVAQEGSRLVVRFDADALDAPDLHASTTTDMVQGVRLGDTAQTIAIDLGPRFASFRAADQPGASGAGRIAIDLLPQVEAAPTVTPGQAPPPPETPPLLDLPPPGGLRTIVIDPGHGGDDLGARGVQGTLEKTVTLAIARRVKAALEARLGTRVLLTRDSDQAVGLDQRAAVANNNKADLFVSLHANASLRPGQIGAEVFYLAIEGYGEAAQRAAQAPREALPLLGGGTRDIEIIPWELAQARYIDQAAAFARAIEGALQERVKMTPQALQQGPFRVLVGANMPAVLIELGFLSNSQEEQQLLADDHQAALAQAVVEGIVRYRAGASR; encoded by the coding sequence TTGAAACCCGTCGTCGCGGTGGTCGCAGCCGCGCTGTGTCTCATCTCCGCCGCGCTTCCGGCTCAGCAGTCCGCCGCCCTTCCCTACACTGTCGTCACGCACGAGGGTAAGCGGCCGCTCGCCGTACGCACGATCAGCGGCCAGGAGATGTTCGCGCTCGACGACCTTGCGCGGCTGTTCAACCTGAACGTGCGGGAAGACCCGGCAGCCGCAAGCCTGACGATCGCCGCCGGCCCGCAGACGATCCTGCTCTCGACGCAGCAGCCGCTGGCCTCGATCGGCGGGCGGATGACCTCGCTGCCGTCGGCGCCCGTGCGCGACGGCAAGATCTGGTACGTCCCCGTCGACTTCGTCGGGCGGGTGCTCGCGACGGTCTCGGCGGTGAAGATGGACCTGCGCAAGCCGTCGCGGCTGCTGCTGGTCGGCGACGTACGGATGCCGCGGGTGGCGGCGCGGGTCGAGCCGCTCGGCTCCGAGACGCGCGTCACGATCGATGTCGCGCCGGCGACGCCGCACACTGTCGCGCAGGAGGGCAGCCGGCTCGTCGTCCGCTTCGACGCTGACGCCCTCGACGCGCCGGATCTGCACGCCAGCACCACCACCGACATGGTGCAGGGGGTGCGGCTTGGCGACACGGCGCAGACGATTGCGATCGATCTCGGGCCCCGCTTCGCCAGTTTCCGCGCCGCCGATCAACCGGGCGCCAGCGGCGCAGGCAGAATCGCCATCGATCTGCTGCCGCAGGTCGAGGCGGCTCCGACCGTCACGCCCGGTCAGGCTCCGCCGCCGCCGGAGACGCCGCCGCTCCTCGACCTGCCGCCCCCGGGGGGCCTGCGGACGATCGTCATCGACCCCGGCCATGGCGGCGACGACCTCGGCGCCCGCGGCGTCCAGGGCACGCTCGAGAAGACCGTGACCCTGGCGATCGCGCGACGAGTCAAGGCGGCGCTCGAAGCGCGTCTCGGCACGCGCGTGCTGCTCACGCGCGACAGCGATCAAGCGGTCGGCCTCGACCAGCGCGCCGCGGTCGCCAACAACAACAAGGCGGATCTTTTCGTCAGCCTGCACGCCAACGCCTCGCTGCGGCCAGGCCAGATCGGGGCGGAGGTGTTCTACCTGGCGATCGAAGGCTACGGGGAAGCGGCGCAGCGCGCTGCACAGGCGCCCCGCGAGGCGCTGCCGCTGCTCGGCGGGGGCACGCGCGATATCGAGATCATTCCCTGGGAGCTTGCGCAGGCGCGCTACATCGACCAGGCGGCTGCGTTCGCGCGGGCGATCGAGGGTGCCCTGCAGGAGCGCGTCAAGATGACTCCGCAGGCGCTGCAACAGGGGCCGTTCCGGGTGCTGGTCGGCGCCAACATGCCGGCGGTGCTGATCGAGCTCGGGTTCCTGAGCAACTCGCAGGAGGAGCAGCAACTGCTCGCCGACGATCACCAGGCGGCGCTGGCGCAGGCCGTCGTCGAGGGAATCGTACGCTATCGCGCGGGTGCCAGCCGGTGA
- a CDS encoding GerMN domain-containing protein: MNRPLALRAALVVFAGVAAWLLFFGLPRWYAARRTATVAAVTAGAAPAPAAAVRKITATLYYVSDDGLMLGPTQREVPFAANVADQARAIVEAQLAPSPPLVSAVPPETRLRDVFVTERGDAFVDLSGEVASKHSGGSLDELLTVYTIIDVLTVNLPAIKRVQILIDGREVDTLAGHVDLRHPLAKSLERVLQPDASDKPR; encoded by the coding sequence GTGAACCGGCCCCTGGCGCTGCGCGCGGCGCTCGTCGTCTTCGCTGGGGTGGCGGCGTGGCTGTTGTTCTTCGGTCTGCCGCGCTGGTACGCGGCGCGCCGGACCGCAACCGTCGCCGCCGTGACTGCCGGCGCGGCGCCAGCCCCCGCCGCCGCCGTCCGCAAGATCACCGCGACGCTCTACTACGTGAGCGACGACGGCCTGATGCTCGGTCCGACCCAGCGCGAGGTGCCGTTCGCCGCCAACGTCGCCGACCAGGCGCGCGCCATCGTCGAAGCCCAGCTCGCTCCGTCGCCGCCGCTCGTGTCGGCGGTTCCACCCGAGACGAGGCTGCGCGACGTGTTCGTCACCGAGCGGGGAGACGCGTTCGTCGATCTGAGCGGCGAGGTCGCCTCGAAGCACAGCGGCGGCTCGCTGGACGAGCTGTTGACCGTCTACACGATCATCGACGTGCTGACCGTGAACCTGCCGGCGATCAAGCGCGTGCAGATCCTGATCGACGGACGCGAGGTCGACACGCTGGCTGGCCACGTCGACCTCCGCCATCCGCTCGCGAAAAGCCTCGAACGCGTCCTGCAGCCTGACGCATCCGACAAGCCGCGCTGA
- the rph gene encoding ribonuclease PH, producing MTRIDGRSPSDPRPTTITPGFLAHAEGSVLIEVGRTRVICTASIEDRVPPFLRNSGKGWVTAEYGMLPRATSTRTQREASAGKVGGRTQEIQRLIGRSLRSIVRLNEIGERTIWIDCDVIQADGGTRTASITGGFVALVLALQRMRELAMIKALPIVDYVAATSVGIVDGTALLDLAYEEDSKADVDMNFVKTGEGKFIELQGTAEGQPFDRRALDALMGLADDGIRQLIDKQREIIGKFLGK from the coding sequence ATGACACGCATTGACGGACGTTCTCCCTCGGATCCCCGCCCGACCACGATCACGCCCGGGTTCCTCGCACACGCCGAAGGCTCGGTGCTCATCGAGGTCGGCCGGACCCGGGTGATCTGCACCGCCAGCATCGAGGACCGCGTCCCGCCGTTCCTCCGCAACTCCGGCAAGGGCTGGGTCACGGCGGAGTACGGCATGCTGCCGCGCGCCACCTCGACGCGTACCCAGCGCGAGGCGAGCGCCGGCAAGGTCGGCGGACGGACGCAGGAAATCCAGCGCCTGATCGGACGCTCGCTGCGGTCGATCGTCCGGCTGAACGAGATCGGCGAGCGCACCATCTGGATCGACTGCGACGTCATCCAGGCGGACGGCGGCACGCGGACGGCATCGATCACCGGCGGGTTCGTCGCGCTCGTGCTGGCGCTGCAGCGCATGCGCGAGCTGGCGATGATCAAGGCCCTCCCGATCGTCGACTACGTCGCCGCCACGAGCGTCGGTATCGTCGACGGCACGGCGCTCCTCGACCTGGCCTACGAGGAGGATTCCAAAGCGGACGTCGACATGAACTTCGTCAAGACCGGCGAGGGCAAGTTCATCGAGCTGCAGGGAACCGCCGAAGGGCAGCCGTTCGATCGCCGCGCGCTCGATGCCCTGATGGGGCTCGCCGACGACGGGATTCGACAGCTGATCGACAAGCAGCGGGAGATCATCGGAAAGTTTCTGGGCAAGTGA
- the rdgB gene encoding RdgB/HAM1 family non-canonical purine NTP pyrophosphatase, which produces MTGAPARTLLIATTNPGKLREIRGMLAGAPVELVSLERFPDLPAPDEPGETFAENARIKALYYADRTGLTAVADDSGIEIDALGGAPGVHSAYWHGHHYPTKFAVIYQALEAKHLETSPARFVAHVTVAEPGRVLFEATGTVEGEIAREPRGTDGFGYDPIFFYPPYGCTLAEVDGEKKAAVSHRGRAFRQLSTWLTHLGD; this is translated from the coding sequence GTGACCGGCGCGCCAGCGCGCACGCTGCTCATCGCCACGACGAATCCGGGCAAGCTGCGGGAGATTCGCGGCATGCTCGCCGGCGCGCCGGTGGAGCTCGTCTCGCTGGAGCGCTTCCCCGACCTGCCGGCGCCCGACGAGCCCGGAGAGACCTTCGCCGAGAACGCGCGCATCAAGGCGCTGTACTACGCCGACAGGACGGGGCTGACCGCGGTCGCAGACGACTCAGGAATCGAGATCGACGCGCTCGGCGGCGCGCCGGGTGTCCACTCCGCCTACTGGCACGGGCACCACTACCCGACCAAGTTCGCCGTCATCTACCAGGCGCTGGAGGCAAAGCACCTCGAGACCAGCCCCGCACGGTTCGTCGCGCATGTGACGGTCGCCGAACCAGGGCGGGTCCTGTTCGAGGCGACCGGGACCGTCGAGGGAGAGATCGCCCGCGAACCGCGCGGAACCGACGGCTTCGGTTACGACCCGATCTTCTTCTATCCCCCCTACGGCTGCACGCTGGCCGAGGTCGACGGCGAGAAGAAAGCCGCCGTCAGTCACCGCGGCCGCGCGTTCCGGCAGCTCTCGACCTGGCTGACGCACCTCGGCGATTGA
- a CDS encoding DinB family protein, whose amino-acid sequence MHKNPYADDLGKADLLASLAATPKKIERLTSKWTKTRWERTYAPGKWSARRVLIHLAQTELALTTRVRFAASQDGYVAQPFNQDAWMPLDDHVDGPTALAAYLALRRLNLALFTGLTPAQRKRTFSHPEYGELTPFWVAAQLAGHDIHHLKQLQQIK is encoded by the coding sequence ATGCACAAGAATCCCTACGCTGACGATCTCGGAAAAGCCGATCTCCTGGCATCGCTCGCCGCCACACCGAAGAAGATCGAACGGCTGACCTCGAAGTGGACGAAAACCCGCTGGGAGAGGACCTACGCGCCGGGGAAGTGGAGCGCGCGGCGGGTGCTGATCCATCTGGCTCAGACGGAACTGGCCCTGACGACCAGGGTCCGGTTCGCGGCAAGCCAGGACGGCTACGTCGCGCAGCCGTTCAATCAGGACGCCTGGATGCCGCTCGACGACCACGTCGACGGCCCGACGGCGTTAGCGGCGTATCTCGCGTTGAGGCGCCTGAACCTGGCGCTCTTCACCGGACTCACGCCCGCGCAGCGGAAGCGGACGTTCTCGCACCCCGAGTACGGCGAGCTGACGCCGTTCTGGGTGGCCGCACAGCTGGCGGGCCACGACATCCATCACTTGAAGCAGTTGCAGCAGATCAAATGA
- a CDS encoding BamA/TamA family outer membrane protein has protein sequence MIGGVLLLALLAAVPAAAGQEGGKQETAAPAAADRIGEIRVHGNATLSDAAVIALAAVSLGDSLDQAGLDAIEARLRASGRFDAVQARKRYRTLEMTDVALLLVVHEKPGLSPTGQPPSAMRRMRSKLMFFPILDYEDGYGWTYGGRTGLVNVLGKGTHVTVPLSWGGSRNAQVDVDRAFDAGPLTRVTGSYGILQRENPHYLADDRRTFLRGRVERRLFDALTLGGGLARSDITFAVATDRVWTAAADVTVDTRRDPAYPIDAVFASASWNRLNPIGTASFGARGIDRYSYEARGYKRLFRQNVIAVRAHLDTASASLPPYDQWLLGGTALRGLDAGALAGDARVFWAAELRMPFTAPFDAGRFGANLFFEGGAAVPYGTDLTQQRQLTDAGGGVWLTIAIVHLNFDVAHSLDGDGTRFHFGTGFTF, from the coding sequence GTGATCGGCGGCGTGCTGCTGCTGGCGCTGCTGGCGGCCGTGCCTGCCGCAGCCGGCCAGGAGGGGGGGAAGCAGGAGACCGCGGCACCGGCCGCGGCCGACCGGATCGGCGAGATCCGCGTGCACGGCAACGCGACGCTGAGCGACGCGGCCGTCATCGCGCTTGCCGCGGTCTCGTTGGGCGACAGCCTCGACCAGGCGGGGCTCGACGCGATCGAGGCGCGGCTCCGCGCGAGCGGCCGCTTCGATGCGGTGCAGGCACGCAAACGCTATCGCACGCTCGAGATGACCGACGTCGCCCTCCTGCTGGTCGTGCACGAAAAGCCGGGACTGTCGCCGACCGGCCAGCCGCCGAGCGCGATGCGGCGGATGCGCTCGAAGCTGATGTTCTTCCCGATCCTCGACTACGAGGATGGCTATGGCTGGACCTACGGTGGCCGGACCGGGCTGGTCAACGTACTCGGCAAGGGGACGCACGTGACCGTGCCGCTCTCGTGGGGCGGCAGCCGCAACGCCCAGGTCGACGTCGATCGCGCGTTCGACGCCGGTCCACTGACGCGAGTCACCGGCTCCTACGGCATCCTGCAGCGCGAGAACCCTCACTACCTCGCCGACGATCGCCGAACGTTCCTGCGCGGCCGCGTCGAGCGCCGGCTGTTCGACGCCCTCACGCTCGGCGGCGGCCTGGCGCGGTCGGACATCACCTTCGCCGTTGCGACCGACCGCGTCTGGACGGCGGCGGCGGACGTCACCGTCGACACGCGCCGCGACCCCGCGTACCCGATCGACGCCGTGTTCGCCAGCGCGTCGTGGAACCGGCTGAACCCGATCGGCACCGCGAGCTTCGGCGCCCGCGGCATCGACCGTTACTCCTACGAGGCGCGCGGCTACAAACGGCTGTTCCGGCAGAACGTGATCGCCGTCCGCGCCCATCTCGACACGGCTTCGGCATCGCTGCCGCCGTACGACCAGTGGCTGCTCGGCGGCACGGCGCTGCGCGGCCTGGACGCCGGTGCCTTGGCCGGCGACGCGCGCGTCTTCTGGGCGGCCGAGCTGCGGATGCCGTTCACCGCTCCGTTCGACGCCGGTCGGTTCGGCGCCAACCTGTTCTTCGAAGGGGGCGCCGCCGTGCCGTACGGCACCGACCTGACGCAGCAGCGGCAGCTGACGGATGCCGGCGGCGGCGTCTGGCTCACGATCGCGATCGTGCACCTGAACTTCGACGTCGCGCACTCGCTCGACGGCGACGGCACGCGCTTTCATTTCGGCACCGGGTTCACCTTCTAG